The genomic interval TGATCCCTTTCGTCACCGCCGGCGACCCGTCGCCTGCCCAGACCGTGCCGCTGATGCACAAGCTGGTGGAAGCGGGCGCCAACATCATCGAACTCGGCGTGCCGTTTTCCGACCCGATGGCGGACGGACCCACTATCCAGCGTGCCAGCGAGCGGGCGCTGAAACACGGCACCGGGCTGAAAGACGTTCTGGCGCTGGTGGCCGAGTTCCGCAAGACGGATCAGTCTACCCCGGTGGTGCTGATGGGCTACGCCAACCCGATCGAGGCGATGGGCTACGAAAAATTTTCCCAGTCGGCCGCAAACGCGGGTGTGGACGGCGTGCTGACGGTGGACTATCCGCCCGAGGAAAGTGCCGGCCTGGCCGAGCAACTGAGAAAGCATGAAATCGACATGATTTTCCTGCTTTCACCAACCACCCCGGACCGGCGTTTTCAGCAGGTGGCGGAACTGGCGAGCGGCTTCATTTATTACGTTTCGCTCAAGGGCGTGACGGGCGCAGCCAATCTGGATTTGCAGGAAGTCAGCCAGAAAATCCCCGCCATTCACGCTGCCACCAGCCTGCCGGTGGGCGTCGGCTTTGGCATCCGCGATGCCGACACCGCGAAAGCGGTCGCGCAGTTCGCCGACGCGGTGGTGATCGGCAGCCGCATCGTGCAGGAAATCGAAAACGCTCCGCAGGGCGCGGTGTTGTCGAATGTGTATGCCCTGGTGAAGGGTTTTCGTACCGCAATGGACAGCAAGTAAAAAGCCATCGGTTTTCAGCTATCAGCTGTCAGCAAATGCGGGGTAAGACCGCTTCTCAATTGCTGGCGCTGAAAGCTGATTGCTGTCAGCTAATTTAAGGATAAATCATGAGCTGGTTTCAGAAACTTCTTCCGCCAAAAATCAAACGCAAGATCAGCAGCGACACCAAGAAGTCCGTTCCGGAAGGATTGTGGAGCAAGTGTCCGACCTGCGAATCCGTGTTGTACCGCACCGACCTGGAAAAGAACCTGGAGGTATGCCCGAAGTGCGGCCATCACCACCGGATTTCGGCGCGAACCCGCCTGCATGTTCTGCTCGATGCAGAGCCGCGGGTCGAGATCGGCGCCGAGGTGCTGCCGGTCGACAGCCTGAAGTTCAAAGACAGCAAACGTTATCCCGACCGTCTGGTCGATGCGAGCCGCGATACCGGCGAGACCGATGCGCTGGTGGTGATGAGAGGGGCTGTCAAGGGTATTCCCCTGGTGGCCGCGGCATTCGAATTCAAGTTCATGGGCGGTTCGATGGGTTCAGTGGTGGGCGAACGCTTCGTGCGCGGTATCAATGTCTGCCTTGAACACAACCTACCTTTCGTCTGCTTCGCCGCCAGCGGCGGGGCGCGCATGCAGGAAGGGCTGCTTTCCCTGATGCAGATGGCCAAGACCAGTGCGGCGCTGGCCAAACTGGCCGAAGCGCGTTTGCCGTTCATTTCTGTGCTGACCGATCCGACCATGGGCGGCGTTTCCGCCAGCTTCGCCATGCTCGGCGACGTCATCGTGGCAGAGCCCAATGCGCTGATCGGTTTTGCCGGGCCGCGCGTGATCGAGCAGACGGTGCGTGAAACCTTGCCCGAAGGATTCCAGCGCGCTGAATTCCTGGTCGATCACGGTGCTGTTGACCTGATCATCGACCGTCGTGAGATGCGTGACCGCTTCGCCAATATGCTCACCATGATGACGCGGATGCCGGCGGCGCATGCCTGAGTCTTTAGGGGAGTGGCTGGCTCATCTGGAGCAGTTGCACCCCAGCACCATCGAACTGGGCCTGGCGCGGGTCGCCACCGTCAAGGAACGACTGCAGTTCAGGCCCGATTTCCCCATCCTGACCGTCGCTGGCACCAACGGCAAAGGCTCAACCTGCGCCATGCTGGAGGCCATTCTCGGCGCGGCCGGCTACCGTGTCGGCTGTTACACCTCGCCTCACTTGCTGCGCTACAACGAGCGCGTGCGCGTCGCCGGGTATGAGGTCGACGACGCGGCACTATGCCGTGCCTTTGCCGCCGTGGAAGCTGCGCGCGGCGATGTCTCCCTGACTTATTTCGAATTCGGCACGCTTGCGGCGATGTGGCTGTTCGTCCAGCAACAGGTCGAGGTGGCGATTCTGGAGGTGGGCCTGGGTGGGCGCCTCGATGCGGTGAATGTGTTCGATGCGGATTGTTCAGTGGTGACCAGCGTGGATATCGATCACACGGATTATCTGGGTGACGACCGCGAATCCATCGGGCGCGAAAAAGCCGGCATCTTTCGCGCCACCAGGCCGGCCATATGTGCTGATCATAATCCGCCACACAGCCTGCTGCAGCACGCCGAGGGCATAGGTGCAGAGTTAAAGCTGATCAACCGCGATTTCGGTGCCGAATCCCAGGAAGGACAATGGCTGTTCTGGAGCCAGGCCGGCTGGCGCATGACCTTGCCTTACCCATCGCTGCGTGGCGCTTACCAGCTCGACAATGCCAGCGCCTGCCTGGCGGCGCTGGAGGCGCTCAAGGAAAAACTTCCCGTGACGCCGGAAAACATCCGTCGTGGCCTGCTGGAGGCAAGCGTGCCGGGCCGCTTTCAGGTGCTGCCAGGCAAGCCGGCGCTGATTCTTGACGTGGCGCACAATCCCCACGCCGCGCGCGCGCTGGCTTCCAACTTGCACCAGATGTGGTGTGGCGGCAGGACCATCGCGGTATTCGCCATGCTGAGTGACAAGGATGTCGCCGGTGTTATCGCAGCGCTGCGCGAGGAAGTCGACCTCTGGCTGATTGCCGGCATCGTCCACGCGCGCGGGGCTAGCGCGGTCGAGCTTCAGGCACGCCTCAGTGACGTGGGCATCCAAGCCATCCAGGCGTTCCCCGATATCGCTGCCGCTTACCACCATGCCTGCCAAATCGCCGGCGAAGATGATAGAATTGCGGTCTTCGGCTCGTTCCATACGGTAGCCGAGGTTATGCAAAGCGCCCGCAACAGGAAACCCGATTGAATGGCTAACGGTCCTTCCCCCACTGTTGAAGAACTACAGCTCAGAAAGCGCGCACGGCGTCGCCTGGTGGGTGCGATAACGTTGGTCGCGCTGATGGTCACCGTGCTGCCCATGGTGTTGGACGACGAGCCCAAGCCGGTGGGGCAGGATATAGCGATCAGCATCCCCTCGCAGCAAAGCAACGATTTCCCCCTCAAGGCAGCTAAGCCAGCGACCCCTGCGCAGCCGGCTTCCCCTGTCGCTCAGCCGCAACCAGTTGCCGTCCCGCAGGAAAAGCACCCCGCCCAGATTGCACCGGCTCCGCAGCCGAAAGTCACGGAGGCCAAGCACGAACCAGTGGCGCAGGCAAAAAAAGACAAGCCCGCGGAAAAATCCGAAAAGCCCAAGGGTGCGGCGGATAGCCCGAAAGAAACCA from Sulfurimicrobium lacus carries:
- the trpA gene encoding tryptophan synthase subunit alpha; translated protein: MSRIAGTFSTLKQQGKTALIPFVTAGDPSPAQTVPLMHKLVEAGANIIELGVPFSDPMADGPTIQRASERALKHGTGLKDVLALVAEFRKTDQSTPVVLMGYANPIEAMGYEKFSQSAANAGVDGVLTVDYPPEESAGLAEQLRKHEIDMIFLLSPTTPDRRFQQVAELASGFIYYVSLKGVTGAANLDLQEVSQKIPAIHAATSLPVGVGFGIRDADTAKAVAQFADAVVIGSRIVQEIENAPQGAVLSNVYALVKGFRTAMDSK
- the accD gene encoding acetyl-CoA carboxylase, carboxyltransferase subunit beta; this encodes MSWFQKLLPPKIKRKISSDTKKSVPEGLWSKCPTCESVLYRTDLEKNLEVCPKCGHHHRISARTRLHVLLDAEPRVEIGAEVLPVDSLKFKDSKRYPDRLVDASRDTGETDALVVMRGAVKGIPLVAAAFEFKFMGGSMGSVVGERFVRGINVCLEHNLPFVCFAASGGARMQEGLLSLMQMAKTSAALAKLAEARLPFISVLTDPTMGGVSASFAMLGDVIVAEPNALIGFAGPRVIEQTVRETLPEGFQRAEFLVDHGAVDLIIDRREMRDRFANMLTMMTRMPAAHA
- the folC gene encoding bifunctional tetrahydrofolate synthase/dihydrofolate synthase; the encoded protein is MPESLGEWLAHLEQLHPSTIELGLARVATVKERLQFRPDFPILTVAGTNGKGSTCAMLEAILGAAGYRVGCYTSPHLLRYNERVRVAGYEVDDAALCRAFAAVEAARGDVSLTYFEFGTLAAMWLFVQQQVEVAILEVGLGGRLDAVNVFDADCSVVTSVDIDHTDYLGDDRESIGREKAGIFRATRPAICADHNPPHSLLQHAEGIGAELKLINRDFGAESQEGQWLFWSQAGWRMTLPYPSLRGAYQLDNASACLAALEALKEKLPVTPENIRRGLLEASVPGRFQVLPGKPALILDVAHNPHAARALASNLHQMWCGGRTIAVFAMLSDKDVAGVIAALREEVDLWLIAGIVHARGASAVELQARLSDVGIQAIQAFPDIAAAYHHACQIAGEDDRIAVFGSFHTVAEVMQSARNRKPD
- a CDS encoding SPOR domain-containing protein, which translates into the protein MANGPSPTVEELQLRKRARRRLVGAITLVALMVTVLPMVLDDEPKPVGQDIAISIPSQQSNDFPLKAAKPATPAQPASPVAQPQPVAVPQEKHPAQIAPAPQPKVTEAKHEPVAQAKKDKPAEKSEKPKGAADSPKETKPAAKVAEAQHSGSSYVVMLGAFLSEANAKQRQAKLKELGVKYYLEKIKSPAGEKTGVRAGPYSSRQDAEQALARLKSAGISDGLVTEKK